A region from the Triticum aestivum cultivar Chinese Spring chromosome 3D, IWGSC CS RefSeq v2.1, whole genome shotgun sequence genome encodes:
- the LOC123080718 gene encoding uncharacterized protein isoform X1, translated as MWRCARWIARGRGSARCACHLNLPRAAVPMAGGSGAEEGHCREEFHRRKDGVARVRRAGAVEAGSPPVLSSSSCGRPASLGSPVLTSTSPRSRAGRGLRRLGHRGTDVRGGDSHGTDDRACDDVSVVGVGRRAEVTTAISGLALSGRGGLEKAGRFQMRRVLMGPAVGAQVSAASFASFSPAAASRCGGC; from the exons ATGTGGAGATGCGCGCGGTGGATTGCTCGAGGGCGTGGAAGTGcacggtgtgcctgccatcttaacCTCCCCCGCGCAGCCGTTCCCATGGCTGGTGGCAGCGGAGCCGAGGAGGGCCACTGCAGAGAGGAGTTCCACCGACGAAAGGATGGCGTCGCGCGTGTGAGGCGGGCCGGCGCAGTGGAGGCGGGCTCACCACCGGTGCTGTCCTCTAGTTCCTGCGGTCGTCCTGCTTCCCTGGGCTCCCCCGTGCTCACCAGCACGTCCCCAAG ATCCCGTGCCGGAAGGGGGCTGCGGCGGCTAGGTCATCGAGGCACCGATGTAAGGGGAGGCGATAGCCACGGCACGGACGACAGAGCATGCGACGACGTCTCTGTCGTGGGGGTGGGCCGGCGGGCGGAGGTCACCACCGCTATCTCCGGGCTGGCTCTCTCCGGGCGCGGGGGCCTCGAGAAGGCGGGGCGCTTCCAGATGCGGCGGGTGCTAATGGGCCCGGCTGTGGGCGCGCAGGTGTCTGCCGCGAGTTTTGCATCCTTCTCGCCGGCGGCCGCTTCCAGATGCGGCGGATGCTGA